From Leptospira langatensis, the proteins below share one genomic window:
- the hprK gene encoding HPr(Ser) kinase/phosphatase yields MSVPGINVSNILKDHPELGLQLIAGENGLQNRIHSSEINRPGLSLTGFYESFAHDRIQIFGKGEWAYISSKQGQDLENLASEFFHFHLNCIIFTHGNTPPPIFVEYCNRLNIPLLGSDVSTHKFITLISQILDRSLAPRTMRHGVLIEVFGIGILLSGKSGVGKSETALELIERGHRLVADDMVEIRRLSESYLIGTCSDLLRHHMEIRGLGILNIKDIFGIGSVRDHKLIELIINLEEWTEEKEFDRTGLENRTEEVLGVNIPLIKLPVRPGRNIPIIVETAAMNQRLKKLGKNAAAEFSQKLNIYLQQGKVERNPPQN; encoded by the coding sequence ATGTCCGTACCCGGAATTAATGTCTCCAATATTCTCAAAGATCATCCCGAACTAGGACTGCAATTAATAGCTGGCGAGAACGGTTTACAAAATAGGATCCATAGTTCGGAGATCAACCGTCCGGGTCTTTCTCTCACCGGCTTCTACGAAAGCTTCGCGCATGATCGTATCCAGATCTTCGGAAAAGGAGAATGGGCCTATATCTCTTCCAAGCAAGGACAGGATCTGGAGAATCTTGCTTCCGAGTTCTTTCATTTCCATTTGAATTGCATCATCTTCACTCATGGAAACACCCCTCCTCCTATCTTTGTGGAATATTGCAATCGATTGAATATTCCTCTCTTGGGTTCGGATGTTTCCACTCATAAGTTTATCACTCTCATCTCGCAGATCCTGGATAGAAGCCTCGCTCCTCGCACGATGAGGCATGGGGTGCTCATCGAAGTATTCGGAATAGGGATCCTTCTCTCGGGCAAAAGCGGAGTGGGAAAGAGTGAAACTGCATTAGAACTGATCGAGAGAGGACATCGCTTGGTTGCGGACGATATGGTAGAGATCCGAAGACTTTCCGAGAGCTATCTCATCGGGACATGCTCCGATCTTCTTCGTCACCATATGGAGATCAGAGGATTAGGGATCTTGAATATTAAGGATATCTTCGGGATCGGTTCCGTACGAGATCATAAACTCATAGAGCTCATTATCAATTTGGAAGAATGGACCGAAGAAAAGGAATTCGATCGTACCGGTTTAGAGAACAGAACGGAAGAAGTGCTTGGTGTGAATATCCCTTTGATCAAACTTCCGGTCCGTCCAGGAAGGAATATCCCTATCATCGTTGAGACTGCCGCAATGAACCAACGATTAAAGAAATTAGGAAAGAACGCGGCAGCTGAATTCAGTCAGAAATTAAATATATATTTGCAGCAAGGGAAAGTTGAAAGAAATCCACCTCAAAATTAA
- a CDS encoding HPr family phosphocarrier protein: MKEIHLKINENSSGMHARPASVFVNCAAKYSCDVLVSKDGVEVNGKSIMGLMMLALAPGQEFSIKTEGAQEEEAASALAKLVEGDFAV, encoded by the coding sequence TTGAAAGAAATCCACCTCAAAATTAACGAAAACAGTTCCGGTATGCATGCTCGTCCCGCATCGGTATTTGTAAACTGCGCGGCAAAGTATTCCTGCGATGTATTGGTCTCCAAAGACGGAGTAGAAGTGAACGGAAAGAGTATCATGGGACTCATGATGTTGGCCCTGGCACCTGGACAAGAATTCTCGATCAAAACCGAAGGAGCCCAAGAAGAGGAGGCTGCTTCTGCGCTAGCCAAATTAGTGGAAGGCGATTTTGCAGTATGA
- a CDS encoding LIC_11548 family sensor histidine kinase, whose product MSWFPFRNEENRYYLRDLFILSGVICIAIILAELISFRNSSGIAFVDRVLIYVYYTVPLVILFLTVSYVYRNRRNLETGRLRSSIRYRLSLSFLFIAMLPSFPVLFLSSNVIGKVFEGFYGLDIAQALDAGDYFVQKELKAEKRNLLEKGKLLRNLVRNEKPSTGLLTHRANELDLISNPAFYVGWFEKKTAILENRALKLPNHQFEFSPTGEEGISDSLAVYPNLAYYLIKIPSQDPEKFLLLGKRVFIGEEEKAYSLLNTRKNYLTADLTKEKLPYEIRLTLSLLVIVTFLLSIFFSLLFARKISRPIIDLANATQKVSLGDTDINLPLREGGEIGALVESFNQMVKDLKSKNEELMHTQRIAAWKEVAQRMAHEIKNPLTPIQLSAERIRRKLNSNVPMEFQEIVTKGTETIVGQVKILEHLVNEFSEFARMPTPRLINQHLEPLVMESSKLFEHTPGIHIELNFTKNLPEIFIDKKLFLGVMNNLFKNALEAIEKKKAKGELDPSQGKIRITTKLDRRIMRRSVVLLVEDNGIGISNEYRSKVFEPYYSTKDKHTSGIGLAIVQKTVIDHNGHISVDSSELGGCKFRIELPVA is encoded by the coding sequence ATGAGCTGGTTCCCATTCCGGAACGAAGAGAATAGATACTATCTAAGAGACCTATTCATACTCTCCGGAGTGATCTGTATTGCGATCATACTCGCAGAGCTGATCTCTTTTCGGAATTCCAGCGGTATAGCATTCGTAGATCGAGTACTGATCTACGTTTATTATACTGTTCCTTTAGTCATTCTATTCCTAACGGTTTCCTATGTTTATAGGAACCGACGTAATCTGGAAACCGGAAGATTGCGTAGCTCTATCCGATACCGATTGTCTCTCTCTTTTCTATTCATCGCGATGCTTCCTTCATTTCCAGTCCTGTTCCTATCCTCCAATGTGATCGGCAAAGTATTCGAGGGATTCTACGGTTTGGACATAGCACAAGCCTTGGATGCAGGGGATTACTTTGTCCAAAAGGAACTAAAAGCGGAGAAGAGGAATCTATTAGAAAAAGGGAAATTACTCCGCAATCTGGTCCGAAATGAAAAACCGAGCACGGGACTTTTAACTCATAGAGCGAACGAACTAGATCTGATCTCCAATCCCGCATTTTACGTGGGTTGGTTCGAAAAGAAAACGGCTATCTTGGAGAACCGAGCCTTAAAATTGCCGAACCATCAATTCGAATTTTCTCCAACGGGAGAAGAAGGGATCTCCGATAGTCTGGCTGTATATCCAAATCTGGCATATTATCTTATTAAGATACCGTCCCAGGATCCTGAAAAATTCCTTCTATTAGGAAAGCGTGTTTTTATAGGAGAAGAAGAGAAGGCTTATTCCCTACTAAATACCAGAAAGAACTACCTAACAGCGGACCTGACCAAGGAAAAACTCCCCTATGAGATCCGTCTTACCTTAAGCCTTCTAGTTATAGTTACCTTTCTTCTATCCATCTTCTTCTCATTATTATTCGCAAGAAAGATCTCGAGGCCCATCATAGATCTTGCAAACGCCACGCAAAAAGTTTCCTTGGGAGATACGGATATCAACCTTCCTCTCAGAGAAGGAGGAGAAATAGGGGCCCTAGTCGAATCCTTCAATCAGATGGTAAAAGATCTAAAATCCAAGAATGAAGAGCTCATGCACACGCAAAGGATCGCAGCTTGGAAAGAAGTGGCCCAGAGAATGGCTCACGAGATCAAGAATCCACTTACACCGATCCAACTCTCAGCGGAAAGAATTCGTAGAAAATTGAACAGCAATGTCCCAATGGAATTCCAAGAGATCGTTACTAAGGGTACCGAAACCATTGTGGGTCAGGTAAAGATCCTAGAACATCTAGTAAATGAATTCTCCGAGTTCGCTAGAATGCCGACGCCTAGACTGATCAACCAACATCTAGAACCTCTCGTTATGGAAAGTTCTAAGTTATTCGAACATACCCCCGGCATCCATATAGAATTGAACTTCACCAAGAACCTTCCTGAAATATTCATCGATAAGAAACTATTCTTGGGAGTCATGAATAACCTCTTCAAGAATGCATTGGAAGCGATCGAGAAGAAGAAGGCGAAAGGGGAATTGGATCCTTCTCAAGGAAAAATACGTATCACTACGAAACTGGACAGAAGGATCATGAGAAGGTCCGTAGTATTACTCGTAGAAGATAACGGGATCGGGATCTCTAACGAATATAGATCCAAGGTATTCGAACCGTACTATTCCACAAAAGACAAACATACTTCTGGCATAGGGCTCGCAATTGTCCAAAAAACTGTGATTGACCATAACGGTCATATTTCCGTAGATTCTTCTGAACTCGGTGGTTGCAAGTTTAGGATAGAACTTCCGGTAGCGTAA
- a CDS encoding sigma-54-dependent transcriptional regulator, which translates to MRIFIVDDEPEIRKSLKDILEDENYEVEHFSSGKNFLKHLKIERPSLVLLDVWLGKEDGLNILDECKKIYPTVPIVMISGHGTIELAVQATKKGALNFLEKPLSIAKVLEAVEEALVYSERSESPEIKLEYDEILGNSSAIQKVKFSIAQAAATNARVFIYGENGTGKELVARTIFQNSKRREQPFVEINCAALPEELIESELFGYVKGAFTGASETRIGKFEAANGGTLFLDEICDMSLSTQAKVLRILQEQRFEKLGSTEQVSVDVRVIAATNIPVEDAIKEGKFREDLYYRLNVIPIVIPPLRDRKSDIPLLVDYYVRHTIEENNLPAKKIEKEALSILENHFWPGNIRELKNVVERLCIMTVGEIIRAQDVKDSLKGFVKANDLVEKGDFKRAKEEFEKQYILKTLQMNEGNVSKTSKSLGIERSHLYRKMKSLGIQSEDVHE; encoded by the coding sequence ATGAGAATCTTCATAGTAGACGACGAACCTGAAATTCGAAAATCCTTAAAGGACATCCTGGAAGATGAGAATTACGAAGTAGAACATTTCTCTTCCGGAAAGAATTTCCTAAAGCATCTTAAGATAGAAAGACCGAGTCTTGTACTTTTGGATGTTTGGCTCGGAAAAGAAGACGGACTGAATATCCTAGATGAATGCAAGAAGATCTATCCAACCGTTCCTATTGTAATGATCTCCGGTCATGGAACGATAGAACTCGCAGTCCAGGCTACCAAAAAAGGGGCCTTGAACTTCTTAGAGAAACCTCTCTCTATCGCAAAAGTCCTCGAAGCAGTCGAAGAAGCCTTGGTCTATTCGGAAAGATCTGAATCTCCCGAGATCAAACTGGAATACGATGAGATCTTAGGAAATTCTTCCGCCATCCAAAAAGTAAAATTCTCGATCGCACAGGCGGCGGCTACCAACGCAAGAGTGTTTATCTACGGAGAGAACGGAACCGGCAAGGAACTCGTTGCAAGGACCATATTCCAAAACTCTAAAAGAAGGGAGCAACCGTTCGTAGAGATCAACTGCGCCGCACTTCCCGAAGAATTGATCGAATCCGAACTTTTCGGATATGTAAAAGGAGCCTTTACCGGAGCAAGTGAGACTAGAATTGGTAAATTCGAAGCGGCAAATGGTGGGACTCTATTCTTAGACGAGATCTGTGATATGTCCTTATCCACACAGGCAAAAGTGCTCCGTATTCTACAGGAACAGAGATTCGAGAAATTGGGAAGCACGGAGCAAGTTTCCGTGGATGTGAGAGTGATTGCAGCCACCAATATCCCTGTAGAAGACGCGATCAAAGAAGGAAAGTTCAGAGAGGATCTCTACTATCGATTGAATGTGATCCCGATCGTGATCCCGCCTCTTAGAGATAGAAAATCGGATATTCCTTTATTAGTGGATTATTATGTACGACATACGATAGAAGAGAATAATCTTCCAGCTAAAAAGATCGAGAAAGAAGCGCTTTCTATCCTGGAAAACCATTTTTGGCCGGGGAATATCAGAGAGCTCAAGAACGTAGTAGAAAGACTTTGCATCATGACCGTGGGAGAGATCATCCGGGCCCAGGACGTAAAGGACTCCCTGAAAGGATTCGTAAAAGCAAACGATCTGGTAGAGAAGGGAGACTTCAAGAGAGCGAAAGAAGAATTCGAAAAGCAATATATCCTCAAGACATTGCAAATGAATGAAGGAAATGTCTCCAAGACCTCCAAATCCCTAGGAATAGAACGATCCCATTTATATAGAAAGATGAAATCCTTAGGCATACAATCGGAGGACGTCCATGAGTAA